The genomic stretch ATCGACGAGGATGACATAGCGATGGACTGGCCACGAGACTGGGCCGAACAGCGCGGATTTCACGAAAGCAACTTTCCGAATTGGCCGAACGATTGGCCAGGGACGATCCGAAATTACGGCCGCTGGCTCGACATGAGTCCGACGGAACCGTCACCCCGGACTTGATCCGGGGTTCCGCTTTTCCCAATGTCGCGCTCGAAGGTAGCTTGACCCCGGCTCGGCGGCCGGGGTGACGAAGTGATTGGGTAGTGGCATGGAGTTGGGCGAAAGGACCTTCCGCCCATGACCCTGCTCTCCATCGATACCGCCGACCACGTCACCACGCTCACCCTCAACCGCCCGGACACGATGAACCCGCTCGGGGCATCGGGCGACGGGGATGCCTTCGCTGCGGCCTGCGATGCGATCAATGCGGACATGGATGTGCGCTGCGTGATCCTGACCGGGGCAGGGCGGGCGTTCAGTGCGGGCGGCGACATCAAGGCGATGAAGGAGCGGACCGGGACCTTCGGCGGGACCGCGCCGGAAATCTCCGATGGCTATCGCAACAACATCCACAAGGTGCTGCGCGCGCTCTACAGCCTGCGTGTCCCGCTGATTGCGGCAGTGAATGGCCCAGCCATCGGGCTCGGCTGCGACCTCGCCTGCCTCGCCGACATGCGCATTGCCAGTGACAAGGCGAAGTTCGGTGTTACCTTCCTCAAGCTCGGCATCATCCCGGGCGATGGCGGCACCTGGATCCTCCCGCGCATCATCGGCGAGGCGCGGGCGGCGGAGCTGTTCTACACCGGCGACGTGATCGATGCCGCGACCGCGCAGGATTGGGGCCTCGTCAGCCGCGTGGTCGAAGGCGAAGCGCTGATGGACGAAGCCCGCATGCTCGCGAGCAAGGTCGCAGCCATGCCCCCGCACGCGCTGCGGCAGGCGAAGAATCTGATGCGGCAGGGGCGCTCGGTCAGCTATGACACCGCACTCGAAATGGCGGCGAATACGCAGGCGTTGATGCACCTGACCGAGGATCACATGGAGGGCGTGGGCGCGCTGATCGAGAAGCGAGCTCCGAACTTCACCGGTAGCTGAGTCTTTGTCGTCCTACCGCTTCGCTACTTGAGGACATCTTCGTCGTCCTACCGCTTCGCTACTTGAGGACGGTCATACCCAGCGAAACACACCCGCCGGGATACCGCCCAGCGGCAGGTGCACCCACATCAGCACGCCCCAGGCGAGCAGGGCCGCGAGCCAGCCTTTCCAGCCGAGCGCGCCAAGCTTCGACAGGCGCGGGACGAAGCTCGTTTCGGCTTCCCATGCGAGCCACGCATCGCCCATCTGGCTGCGCTTCTTCGCGTCCTGCAGCTTGGCGCCGACCAGCGCGAGGACGAGGATCGCTCCGGCGACGATCAGCGTCCGCATGCTCCACCAGAGCACGATGTGCGACAATGCCCAGAGGGCGAAGCCCCACATCATCGGATGGCGCGTCACGAGAAACGCTCCCGCCGGTCCCGCCCGCGCTGCCGCCTCCGCTCCGGGCGTAGGCATTGCCGGATTGCGCGGGGTCATCGCGCCGAGGAACAGCGCCAGCGCAGGAAGGGTGAGGAGCGTCGCGACGGCCCAGCCCAGCTCGCCCGACCCTCCCAGATCGGCCGACGGAGCGTCTTTGAAGGCGAGATACATCCACACCATGCAGGCGATGGCGACCGCGTTGTAAACCAGCATGAAGCCGCCCTCGCGCAGCGCCGAGACAAGCGGGGCGCGCAGGGGATGCGACAGCGCGAAATGCGTGCCGACCAGCGCCACCGACGCAGCGAGAAGCGAAACGAGAGCTTGATCCATCACCCACTCCTATGTTTACAGCGTCAACATAGGTAGCAGATCGAAACCCTTTTGCAAGCGCCACGTTGCGTCGGACGAATGGGGTAGGGCCCTTTCCTACAGTCCGGGCCACGGTGTACGGATATCGGCTGAGGCGCAGAACGATCGAAGCATGCCCCCCGGGGGGCGAGACGGCTTTCAATGATCACCCCGGCCTGGGGAAAAAGATAAAGATAACCGGTTTTTGGATCGGTCACCCCGGGGCGACACTGCGTCGCCTTCGTCGCCAACCTGTCGCCCGGCGTCAGGGGCTTTCGAAATCGATCAGCTGGACCTTGAACAGCAGCGTCGCACCGCCGGGGATCGGGCCTTTGCCCTCTACGCCGTAAGCCAGTTCGGCCGGGATCGCGACTTCGATCGTGTCGCCCACGCCCATCTTCGGGATGGCGACTTGCCAGCCCTTGATCAGGCGGCCGAGCGGGAAGGTCGCCGGCTCGCCCCGGTCGAAGCTCGAATCGAAGGTCTCCCCGTCGATGAAGGTGCCCGCATAATGCACCGTCACCGTGTCCACGACGGTCGGGCTGCGCTCGCTGCCTGCATAATCGACATAGCGCCAGCGCAGGCCGCCCGGCTCGTAGCGCCAGCCGTCTTCGGCCTTCAGACCCGCGAGATAGCTCTGTTGCGCATTCATCCAGGCGATGTCCTGCGAGCGGTCGGGCGGGCCGTCCTGTGCCGACAGGGTATGGAACCCGACCGCCAGCGCCGCCGCCCCCAAAGCGAGAAAAGTCGTCCGCATATCTATGGTCACTTTACCAGTCGTAGGCCTTGGGCAAGTCGCTCTCGTCGAGATCGCGATAGCGATCGCGCAGGCGGCTCTGGTGGTTTTCGAGGGGTTGTTCCACCCCGTCGATGAACACGCGGGTCGGCATCGCGCCGACTTCCAGCGGGTCGCCATCCCAAATCACCACGTCGCCCGCGGCACCGGGCGCAAGCACGCCCGCACGACCGCCAAGCCCGCTGATCCGTGCCGGGACCGAGCTAATGGCGGCGAACGCCTGACCCCAACTCAGCCCGTCGGCGCCGGGTATGCGCGAGAGAGCCACGAGATTGCCGGCATACTGGTTGAGGTTGCGCGGATTTTCCATCGCCGCGGCATTGATTGCGACTGTTACACCAGCCTTGACCATGCGGCCGATATTGCTCTGCGTCGCGGCAAGTTCCTCGAAGCCCTGCGGCAGGTCGTCGAGCCCGTCGGCGATCACCGGAACTCCGGCTGCGGCGATGTCGCTCGCAACTAGCCAGCCCTCGCTCGCACCGACCAGCACGAGGTCGAGATTGGCGAATTCGCGCTTCAGGGCCAGCACGCTGCGGATATCGGATGCGCGTTCGACCATCACATATAACGGCTGCTCCCCGCGAACCACGGGCACCAGTGCTGCAGCATCGAAGCGGCTGAGGAGCACGTCGTCGCCCCGCTCCGCCCGGTTGTCGACCAGTCGCGGATCGAGCGGCACATCGTCGCCGCTGCCCTGCTCGGCGGGCCGCGAGCGGATGCCGGGGATGCGCCCGTCGCTGCCGAACTCGTTCGCCTCGCGCAGGGCGTTGCGCAGCAGGGCGTGGGCCGATGCACGGCTGCCACCGGCGAGGCGCGCACCGCTTTCGCCGAGCGACACGGTCTGGAACGCCCGCGCGCGCGTCACCGCCTGCGGATCGCTGCCGAGGTCGATGATTGCGCCCTGTCCGCCGAAGATCGAACTGCTGGCCGAAGTTACCGTGGCTGCGCGCGTGACGCCCGCCGCCCGGTGGATGGCGATATGCTGCGATGCCGGATTGACGATCGGCGCCGCATCCAGCGCAGCGCTGAAGGGCGAATCGCCCGCGCGGATATCGTTGGACTCGCTGACTGCGCCCACATCCCACAGGCCCAGGTTGGTGACAGTGGCGACGAGGCCGGGCGTGACCCAGGTACCGGGTGCTGCCTCCATCAGCGGCATCGCCGTTTGCGGCATGCCAGCAGCAGGCCCAGCGTAGACCACGCGGCCGTTCTCCACGACCACGGCGCCGTTCTCGATCGGGTCGGAGCCGTCCCCGGTGGCGACGGTCACGCCGGTCATGGCGATGTTCTGTGCGGCAGCGGGAACGGCGGAGGCGCAGGCGAGGAGTCCTGCGGCAACGGCAAGAGCGCGCTTCATTTCACATCTCCTTCGCCCGGCTGGCCAAGCTCGAAATCGCTCACCGGCCTGCGCTTGCGGTCCATTGCATCATACATCAGCGCTCCGTCGATCCAGACCTTCTCTGGCCGGGAGTAGACGCTCAACGGGTCGCCGTTCCACAACACGACATCGGCCATCTTGCCGGGTTCGAGGCTGCCGGTCATGTCGTCGATGCCCATCGCCTTGGCGGCGTTGAGCGTGATCCAGCCGATCACGGTCGCATCGGAAATGTCGATGCCGAGCCGGCGACCCGCGGCCTGAGCCTTCGCGGCCTCCTGGTTGAGGCGCTGGATATCTTGCGCGCTGTCCGAATGGATCACCACGCAAGCACCCTCCCGCTGGAGGAAGGCGGCGTTCTCGAGGATGCCGTCGTAAGCCTCCATCTTGAAGCCGTACCAGTCGGCCCAGATCGCGCTGCACACGTCGTTTTCGCGCAGCAGGTCGCCGATCTTGTAGGCTTCGACCGCGTGGTGGAAGGCGCTGACCTTGTAGCCCATCTCCTTGGCCATATCCATCACCAGCGCCATCTCGTCGGCGCGGTAGCAGTGGTTGTGCACCAGGATTTCGCCGTCGAGCACGCCCTTCAGCGTCTCCTTGGCGAGGTCGCGCTTCTTGCCATCATAGGCACGCGCATCGAGCCAGGTCTGCCGGTTGACCGCGAAATTGCCCATGCGAGTCGACGGCATGCGACCGCGGTTGCCGTAGACGCGCTTGGGGTTTTCGCCGCAAGCCATTTTGAAGCCGTAGGGCGCGCCGGGGAACTTCATCCCCTGCACCGTGCGCGCAGGCACGTTCTTGAGCGTTACCGAGCGGCCACCCATGAGATTGGCCGAGCCGGGTAGGATCTGCAGCGCGGTAACCCCGCCATTGGCGAGCGCGCGGCTGAAGCCGGGGTCCTGCGGCCAGACCGAATGTTCGGCCCAGACTTCGGGCGTGGTCGGGCTGGTCGCTTCGTTGCCGTCCGAATGCGCATCGACGCTCGGCGTGGGATAGTCGCCGAGGTGCGAGTGGATGTCGATGATGCCCGGCGTCACGAACTTTCCGCTGCCGTCAAGAACATCGTAGCCGGACGTATCGAGTGTAGCGTCGCCGACACCGACCACCTCGCCATCGCGAAACAGCACCGTACCATCGTCGATGCGGTTGCCCGCGCCGTCATAGACGGTCGCGCCAACCAGCGCGGTGGGCCGACCCGGATAGCGCTCGTAGGTAGAGGAGAAGGGCGCGTTGCCGTCTTCACCGACCGGTGCCGTCCAGTCGGCATCGGACGCATCGTCGGCACTTCCCGTGGTCGAACATCCGGCCATCGCGAGGGCGGCGGCGCAGGCGAATAGAGCGTAACGTTTCATGGGTCCCCCAAAGCAGTCGGGCCGGAGCATCGCTGCCCCGGCCCGCGCGGTCAATTGCCTTTCGTCGAGACGTATCCGACGATCAGCGGTTCTCTTCGTGCTTGCCGGGCATCTGCGGATTGGTCGCGGGGTGCATGCCGGCTTCCTGCGCCTCGAGACCGGCACCGGCCTGGCCTTCGAGATCGTCGCCGACATTGTCGTCGCGCAGCGTGTCGAGGTGCAGCAGCTTCTTGACCAGGGGGCTGAGCACCATGACGCCGACGCCGATGCCGACGGCCCACCAGCCGACGGTCCCGTAAACGTCGAGAACCAGCTGCTTGCCGGCTTCCTCACCGACACCCTCGGCGCCGGTGGCCGCAGCGATCAGGCCGGCGGCGAAGTTGCCGGTGGCCGACGCGAAGAACCACGTACCCATCACCAGCGAAGCGATATGCGCCGGGCTGAGGCGGTTCATGGCCGAAAGGCCGACCGGGCTGAGGCACAGTTCACCGGTGGTGTGCAGCAGGTAGATCAGGAAGATGAAGATCACCGGCGTCGGGACGTTCACGCCCACGCTTTCCGCGCCCCAGACGAGGACGAGGAAGCCGAGACCGACCTGCACGACGGCAAGGCCGAACTTCATCGGCGTGCTCGGCTCCATGCCCTTGCGTGCGAGGCCCTGCCACAGCATGGCGAAGACCGGCGCGAGCAGGACGATGTAGATCGCATTGACCGACTGGAAGATCGACGCGCTGACACCCGCGGTATCGACGTGACGATCGGTGAACAGGTTGAGGCTGGAACCGGCCTGTTCGAACAGGGCCCAGAAGACCACCGAGACGATGATCAGGAACATGGCCGCGAAGATGCGGTCGCGCTCGTGGAAGGTCTTTACCATCGATTGCTGGATAAGGACCCCGATCAGGACCAGCAGCGAAGCGCCAGCCGTGTACTGGGCCGGTTCGCTACCCTGCGAGGCCGCGATCAGCGAGACGATCAGGCCGACCGCGCTGGAGATGTAGATGAAGAAGGGCACCGTCGGTGCCGCTTTCCACGACCCGTAGGCCATCTGGAAGGTCACGATCGAGAGGACGTAGGCGACCAGCGCCCCGCCGAACCCGCCGAGGAGGACGCCGACGAGTTCCTGATACTGGATGGCCAACCAGCACAGGGCGACCATGCCGAGGCCCGCGCCGTAGATCAGGTATTCCTTGCCGCCTGCAATGCGTTCCGGATGCTGCGGTTCGCCCTTGCCGCGCAGCAGCGGCTTGCCAATGACGAAGAACACGAGACCGATGAGCATGCCGAAACCGGCGAGGC from Qipengyuania profundimaris encodes the following:
- a CDS encoding NnrU family protein, translating into MDQALVSLLAASVALVGTHFALSHPLRAPLVSALREGGFMLVYNAVAIACMVWMYLAFKDAPSADLGGSGELGWAVATLLTLPALALFLGAMTPRNPAMPTPGAEAAARAGPAGAFLVTRHPMMWGFALWALSHIVLWWSMRTLIVAGAILVLALVGAKLQDAKKRSQMGDAWLAWEAETSFVPRLSKLGALGWKGWLAALLAWGVLMWVHLPLGGIPAGVFRWV
- a CDS encoding crotonase/enoyl-CoA hydratase family protein; this encodes MTLLSIDTADHVTTLTLNRPDTMNPLGASGDGDAFAAACDAINADMDVRCVILTGAGRAFSAGGDIKAMKERTGTFGGTAPEISDGYRNNIHKVLRALYSLRVPLIAAVNGPAIGLGCDLACLADMRIASDKAKFGVTFLKLGIIPGDGGTWILPRIIGEARAAELFYTGDVIDAATAQDWGLVSRVVEGEALMDEARMLASKVAAMPPHALRQAKNLMRQGRSVSYDTALEMAANTQALMHLTEDHMEGVGALIEKRAPNFTGS
- a CDS encoding amidohydrolase family protein, with amino-acid sequence MKRALAVAAGLLACASAVPAAAQNIAMTGVTVATGDGSDPIENGAVVVENGRVVYAGPAAGMPQTAMPLMEAAPGTWVTPGLVATVTNLGLWDVGAVSESNDIRAGDSPFSAALDAAPIVNPASQHIAIHRAAGVTRAATVTSASSSIFGGQGAIIDLGSDPQAVTRARAFQTVSLGESGARLAGGSRASAHALLRNALREANEFGSDGRIPGIRSRPAEQGSGDDVPLDPRLVDNRAERGDDVLLSRFDAAALVPVVRGEQPLYVMVERASDIRSVLALKREFANLDLVLVGASEGWLVASDIAAAGVPVIADGLDDLPQGFEELAATQSNIGRMVKAGVTVAINAAAMENPRNLNQYAGNLVALSRIPGADGLSWGQAFAAISSVPARISGLGGRAGVLAPGAAGDVVIWDGDPLEVGAMPTRVFIDGVEQPLENHQSRLRDRYRDLDESDLPKAYDW
- a CDS encoding amidohydrolase; this encodes MKRYALFACAAALAMAGCSTTGSADDASDADWTAPVGEDGNAPFSSTYERYPGRPTALVGATVYDGAGNRIDDGTVLFRDGEVVGVGDATLDTSGYDVLDGSGKFVTPGIIDIHSHLGDYPTPSVDAHSDGNEATSPTTPEVWAEHSVWPQDPGFSRALANGGVTALQILPGSANLMGGRSVTLKNVPARTVQGMKFPGAPYGFKMACGENPKRVYGNRGRMPSTRMGNFAVNRQTWLDARAYDGKKRDLAKETLKGVLDGEILVHNHCYRADEMALVMDMAKEMGYKVSAFHHAVEAYKIGDLLRENDVCSAIWADWYGFKMEAYDGILENAAFLQREGACVVIHSDSAQDIQRLNQEAAKAQAAGRRLGIDISDATVIGWITLNAAKAMGIDDMTGSLEPGKMADVVLWNGDPLSVYSRPEKVWIDGALMYDAMDRKRRPVSDFELGQPGEGDVK
- a CDS encoding peptide MFS transporter, coding for MVEGAFFTFGSAYEMWAFRIAVVALVSFLIGGMVLVTRPQEEVIGHPKGLFLLFMAEMWERFSYYGMRALLIFYLVQHWLFSDAEASVIYGAYTALVYIAPVVGGYLADRYVGQRKAVLFGAVLLTFGHFFMAFEGDGSLGQDNPMLNVFWLALALIIVGSGFLKANISVLVGQLYSRTDIRRDPAYTIFYMGINVGAATASIICGYLGQTVGWEYGFGLAGFGMLIGLVFFVIGKPLLRGKGEPQHPERIAGGKEYLIYGAGLGMVALCWLAIQYQELVGVLLGGFGGALVAYVLSIVTFQMAYGSWKAAPTVPFFIYISSAVGLIVSLIAASQGSEPAQYTAGASLLVLIGVLIQQSMVKTFHERDRIFAAMFLIIVSVVFWALFEQAGSSLNLFTDRHVDTAGVSASIFQSVNAIYIVLLAPVFAMLWQGLARKGMEPSTPMKFGLAVVQVGLGFLVLVWGAESVGVNVPTPVIFIFLIYLLHTTGELCLSPVGLSAMNRLSPAHIASLVMGTWFFASATGNFAAGLIAAATGAEGVGEEAGKQLVLDVYGTVGWWAVGIGVGVMVLSPLVKKLLHLDTLRDDNVGDDLEGQAGAGLEAQEAGMHPATNPQMPGKHEENR
- a CDS encoding FKBP-type peptidyl-prolyl cis-trans isomerase; translation: MRTTFLALGAAALAVGFHTLSAQDGPPDRSQDIAWMNAQQSYLAGLKAEDGWRYEPGGLRWRYVDYAGSERSPTVVDTVTVHYAGTFIDGETFDSSFDRGEPATFPLGRLIKGWQVAIPKMGVGDTIEVAIPAELAYGVEGKGPIPGGATLLFKVQLIDFESP